The following proteins are co-located in the Paludibaculum fermentans genome:
- a CDS encoding TIGR03118 family protein, with amino-acid sequence MKRFLGTGIFCLALAALPASAFSSGPRVRFTGAPGDNPLACTQCHAGTLNSFSGSVRVVYPGGTSYKPGATYRLLVQVRDPEQSRWGFELTARLASEPVNGQAGDLNNVDGNARVLCDGSVAGTPKPCSPATPVQFAEHVAAGTRPGTPNGVDFELDWTAPPAGSGAVTFYVAGNAANNSGTPQGDHIYTSSLSITEATGNGGGLQVPSTAYDVRHMTSDLTGGWGERVDPNLKDPWAIALSPTSPFWISNAGSGTATVYDTNGAPAPAANPLIVKVPNGAGRNGPGRPTGQIWNGTAGFEVGSGKPAAFIFSTENGGIAGWNRDVDPGNAVLKVDNSGAVYKGLAMGVGSSGPMLYAPNFSSGNIDVFDYTYQAVPAPGGFKDPNLPAGYAPFNIQRFGKRLFVAYAKQNEAKTQDVPGDGNGIISVFDLDGNFQQRLVTGGVLNSPWGMAIAPAFFGDYSNTLLVGNFGDGRINAFDMTSGKPVGMLSYRDGTPVALEGLWGLTFGNGRSGGDANTLYFTAAVSGGPSGAKGDHGVFGSITALP; translated from the coding sequence ATGAAGAGATTTCTGGGTACCGGGATTTTCTGCCTGGCCCTGGCCGCACTGCCGGCCAGCGCATTCAGCAGCGGACCGCGGGTGCGCTTTACGGGAGCGCCCGGTGACAATCCGCTCGCCTGCACACAGTGCCACGCGGGCACTTTGAATTCGTTCAGCGGTTCAGTCAGGGTAGTCTACCCCGGCGGTACCTCTTACAAGCCAGGCGCGACCTACAGGCTTCTGGTTCAGGTCCGGGATCCCGAACAGTCCCGCTGGGGCTTTGAACTCACCGCCCGTCTAGCCTCAGAGCCTGTAAACGGACAGGCCGGAGACTTGAACAATGTCGACGGCAACGCCCGCGTCCTGTGCGACGGCAGCGTCGCCGGAACACCGAAACCCTGTTCTCCCGCCACGCCTGTGCAGTTCGCCGAGCATGTCGCGGCAGGCACCCGCCCGGGTACACCCAATGGGGTAGACTTCGAACTCGACTGGACGGCGCCGCCCGCCGGTTCCGGTGCAGTCACGTTCTACGTGGCGGGCAACGCCGCCAACAACAGCGGCACGCCGCAAGGCGACCACATCTACACCAGCAGCCTGAGCATCACGGAAGCCACCGGCAACGGCGGCGGCTTGCAAGTGCCCTCTACCGCCTACGACGTACGCCACATGACCTCCGACCTGACGGGCGGCTGGGGCGAGCGCGTCGATCCCAATCTGAAAGACCCGTGGGCCATCGCCCTGAGCCCGACGTCGCCTTTCTGGATCTCCAATGCGGGCAGCGGCACGGCCACCGTCTACGACACCAATGGCGCCCCGGCGCCGGCGGCGAATCCCCTAATCGTGAAAGTTCCGAATGGCGCGGGCAGGAACGGGCCAGGCCGTCCGACGGGCCAGATCTGGAACGGTACCGCGGGCTTTGAAGTGGGCAGCGGCAAACCGGCGGCGTTCATCTTCTCCACCGAGAACGGCGGCATCGCGGGCTGGAACCGGGATGTGGATCCGGGCAACGCGGTGCTGAAAGTCGACAACTCCGGCGCCGTCTACAAGGGCCTGGCGATGGGCGTCGGCAGCAGTGGACCGATGCTCTACGCTCCGAATTTCAGCTCCGGCAATATCGACGTGTTCGACTACACCTATCAGGCCGTGCCGGCTCCCGGAGGCTTCAAGGATCCCAACCTGCCGGCGGGCTATGCTCCGTTCAACATTCAGCGCTTCGGCAAGCGGCTCTTCGTGGCCTATGCGAAGCAGAACGAGGCGAAGACGCAGGATGTTCCGGGCGACGGCAACGGCATCATCAGTGTGTTCGACCTGGACGGCAACTTCCAGCAGCGGTTGGTGACCGGCGGCGTACTGAACTCACCCTGGGGCATGGCCATCGCGCCAGCGTTCTTCGGGGATTACAGCAACACCCTGCTGGTGGGCAACTTTGGCGACGGGCGCATCAACGCGTTCGATATGACGAGCGGCAAGCCTGTGGGGATGCTTTCCTACCGGGACGGCACTCCTGTGGCCCTGGAGGGCCTCTGGGGCCTCACATTCGGCAACGGACGCAGTGGTGGAGACGCTAACACACTGTATTTCACAGCAGCCGTTTCGGGCGGCCCATCCGGCGCCAAGGGCGACCACGGAGTCTTCGGCTCCATCACGGCTCTGCCTTAG
- a CDS encoding tetratricopeptide repeat protein, whose amino-acid sequence MGVATASLLGLTLWGQAAAPQWKDRAEYDLVESIKKETNAQTKLGLIQSWEQKYPTSDFKEGRYELLVGTYQALGNAKGMLETSKAWLAANPKAVQALVWVNLLTISMNDTSDPALDAGEKAAKTMLGLMDDTFSPARKPAQATDDQWKQQRTGTESVAYRTLGWVALQRKQYEEADKELLEALKRNPGDAQASAWAGTANLRTKKLERQGVALFHFCRAAVYEGAGAFPQQTRDQLRKSFENNYKNFHGDTNGMDDVIAKAKASPIPPDGFKLESKDELLIKQEEELKKTNPTLALWISIKHSLSAENGAAYFDSTLKNAAIPGGVDVGGTKVEKFKGKVVSCDAPKKAKKIVLGISSADMSEVTLLFENPLAVCPDPGLELEFSGAASAFTPEPFNLTIEVEPKDVSGLPAPPAPSARKAAPAKKAAPKK is encoded by the coding sequence GTGGGAGTCGCTACGGCTTCGCTGCTTGGTCTTACCCTCTGGGGCCAGGCGGCTGCGCCGCAGTGGAAGGATCGAGCCGAATACGACCTAGTCGAATCGATCAAGAAAGAGACCAATGCTCAAACCAAGCTGGGCTTGATTCAGAGCTGGGAGCAGAAATATCCCACTTCTGACTTCAAGGAAGGCCGCTATGAGCTGCTGGTCGGAACCTACCAGGCCCTGGGCAATGCCAAGGGCATGCTGGAGACGTCCAAGGCGTGGCTGGCCGCGAACCCGAAGGCGGTTCAGGCGTTGGTTTGGGTGAACCTGCTGACGATCAGCATGAACGACACCTCCGATCCGGCTCTCGATGCCGGGGAGAAGGCGGCGAAGACGATGTTGGGCCTGATGGACGATACTTTCAGTCCGGCCCGCAAGCCTGCACAGGCGACAGACGATCAGTGGAAGCAGCAGCGGACCGGCACGGAATCCGTTGCTTACCGCACACTCGGCTGGGTTGCCCTGCAGAGGAAGCAGTATGAAGAAGCCGACAAGGAACTTCTGGAAGCGCTGAAGCGGAATCCGGGCGATGCGCAGGCCTCGGCCTGGGCCGGCACGGCGAATCTGCGCACCAAGAAGCTGGAACGGCAGGGTGTAGCGCTCTTCCATTTCTGCCGCGCTGCGGTATACGAAGGCGCGGGTGCCTTTCCCCAACAGACTCGCGATCAACTCCGGAAATCATTCGAGAATAACTACAAGAACTTCCATGGCGACACCAACGGCATGGATGACGTCATCGCGAAGGCGAAGGCCAGCCCGATTCCCCCCGACGGCTTCAAGCTGGAATCGAAGGATGAACTGCTGATCAAGCAGGAAGAAGAGCTGAAGAAGACCAACCCGACACTGGCTCTGTGGATCAGCATCAAGCACAGCCTCTCCGCCGAAAATGGCGCGGCTTACTTCGATTCGACCCTGAAGAATGCGGCGATTCCCGGCGGCGTGGACGTCGGCGGGACGAAGGTGGAGAAGTTCAAGGGCAAGGTTGTCAGCTGCGATGCGCCCAAGAAGGCGAAGAAGATCGTGCTCGGGATCAGTTCCGCCGACATGAGCGAAGTGACGCTCCTGTTTGAGAACCCCCTGGCGGTCTGCCCGGATCCCGGCCTGGAACTCGAGTTCAGTGGAGCTGCCTCGGCGTTCACGCCGGAGCCGTTCAACCTGACGATCGAAGTCGAGCCGAAGGACGTCTCCGGTTTGCCCGCTCCTCCCGCGCCGTCCGCCCGCAAGGCGGCCCCGGCGAAGAAGGCCGCACCGAAGAAGTAG
- a CDS encoding sodium:solute symporter, with protein sequence MRYFDLAVIVLYLIGITWFGSRFKESQKSLRDYFLGGRNTPWWAIGFSIVSAETSTLTVIGTPALSYYGNFGFLQVVLGYLLARIFISTLFLPHYFRGELFTAYELMERRFGPRLRKLTAGTFLLLRALAEGVRVFAISIVVSIILGTGEVASIVLIVCLTLFYTFEGGMTAVIWTDVVQMVLYVGGAIVSLFVILGKIPGGWPEVWQAADTAGKLHIFDFHFAWTMEFFKQPYSFWAGFLGGCFLTTASHGTEQLMVQRLLSARNERESRLALFSSWIVILFQFTLFLVIGLILWVYYGNTGQVPPKPADRIYPQFIWNSLPVGVAGLVIAAILAAAMSNLSAALNALASTTIMDFYRVMRPGRQESSYLRLAKWATVAWGGVLFVIGLLARSVSSVLEAGLGIASILYGALLGVFLLGVLTKNVRERAAMIGMTAGLAVNLYIKFATPVAWTWYVLIGTIVTAGTALIASWILREKSIGTTA encoded by the coding sequence ATGCGGTACTTCGACCTGGCGGTCATCGTCTTGTATCTCATCGGGATCACTTGGTTTGGCTCCCGTTTCAAGGAGTCGCAGAAGAGCTTGCGCGACTACTTCCTGGGCGGGCGCAATACTCCCTGGTGGGCGATCGGCTTCTCCATCGTGTCGGCGGAAACCAGCACCCTTACCGTCATCGGCACTCCTGCCCTGTCCTACTACGGAAATTTCGGCTTCCTCCAGGTGGTTTTGGGCTACCTTCTTGCCCGGATCTTTATCTCCACATTGTTCCTGCCCCACTACTTTCGAGGCGAACTCTTTACCGCCTATGAGCTCATGGAGCGCCGCTTCGGTCCCCGCCTCCGCAAGCTGACCGCGGGTACTTTCCTCCTCCTTCGCGCCCTCGCCGAGGGCGTGCGCGTCTTCGCCATCTCTATCGTGGTTTCCATCATCCTGGGCACCGGAGAGGTGGCTTCCATTGTCCTGATCGTCTGCCTGACGCTGTTTTATACATTTGAAGGCGGCATGACCGCCGTCATCTGGACCGATGTGGTTCAGATGGTTCTCTACGTCGGCGGAGCGATCGTCAGCCTCTTTGTCATCCTCGGGAAGATCCCGGGCGGCTGGCCCGAGGTGTGGCAGGCGGCCGATACCGCGGGCAAACTGCACATCTTCGACTTCCATTTCGCCTGGACCATGGAGTTCTTCAAGCAGCCCTACTCTTTCTGGGCCGGCTTCCTGGGCGGCTGCTTCCTCACCACGGCCAGCCACGGTACGGAACAACTGATGGTGCAGCGGCTCCTCTCCGCCCGCAACGAGCGCGAGAGCCGACTCGCCCTCTTCTCCAGTTGGATTGTCATTCTCTTCCAATTCACGCTCTTTCTCGTGATCGGCCTGATCCTCTGGGTCTACTACGGCAATACCGGCCAAGTGCCCCCGAAACCGGCTGACCGCATCTACCCGCAGTTCATCTGGAACTCCCTGCCTGTCGGGGTCGCCGGTCTCGTCATCGCCGCCATCCTCGCCGCGGCCATGTCCAACCTCAGCGCGGCCCTCAACGCCCTGGCGTCGACCACGATCATGGATTTCTACCGTGTCATGCGCCCGGGCCGCCAGGAATCCTCTTATTTGCGCCTCGCCAAATGGGCCACTGTCGCCTGGGGCGGCGTCCTGTTTGTAATCGGTTTGCTCGCCCGCAGCGTGAGCAGTGTGCTGGAAGCCGGTCTCGGCATCGCATCCATCCTCTACGGCGCGCTGCTGGGTGTGTTCCTGTTGGGCGTTTTGACGAAGAACGTCCGCGAACGAGCAGCGATGATCGGTATGACCGCTGGCCTTGCGGTCAATCTCTATATTAAATTTGCTACACCCGTTGCCTGGACCTGGTACGTGCTCATCGGCACCATCGTTACCGCGGGCACCGCTTTGATCGCATCTTGGATTCTCAGGGAGAAATCGATTGGCACAACTGCGTAG
- a CDS encoding APC family permease, whose protein sequence is MAQLRRDLGLWGAASIVVGTVIGSGIFLVPKTMIQQVGDPWMLFAVWIFGGILSLAGALTYAELAAMLPEAGGEYNYLSEAYGPFWGFLYGWTQMWVAKSGSIATLATGFYLYLANFRPELGVTAFVIPLPLGENFAPLEVRTGQLFAIALILALAVLNWFGVKVGGGVQIGVTILKVGLIGGIIGVGIFGSSGPNAGGAFVGATGGTAGFFAALVAALWAYDGWNNVSMVSSEVKNPQRNLPLALIYGTFAVVAIYLATNFAYFHVLNANEVGHSDRVAATMMHRVLGNWGANAVSIAAMVSIFAALNGSILTGSRVPYALARDGYFFRRFAAVNEAHRTPGFSILALSGWSCVLLLSGRYDQLLNLVIFPSWILYGMATAAVIVLRRKRPDLHRPYRTLGYPVVPVLFVLVAVLLLYFTLRNSPRESILGLVLIAAGFPFYRHWKRQLAKGH, encoded by the coding sequence TTGGCACAACTGCGTAGGGATCTGGGCCTCTGGGGCGCTGCCTCCATCGTCGTCGGTACCGTAATCGGCAGCGGAATTTTCCTCGTGCCGAAGACAATGATCCAGCAGGTGGGCGACCCCTGGATGCTCTTCGCCGTTTGGATTTTCGGCGGCATCCTCTCCCTGGCCGGCGCGCTCACCTATGCCGAACTCGCCGCGATGCTGCCGGAAGCGGGCGGCGAGTACAACTACTTAAGCGAAGCGTACGGGCCGTTCTGGGGCTTTCTCTATGGCTGGACGCAGATGTGGGTAGCCAAAAGCGGCTCCATTGCCACTCTGGCCACCGGCTTCTATCTCTACCTGGCCAATTTCCGCCCCGAACTCGGCGTCACGGCGTTCGTCATCCCCCTGCCACTCGGCGAAAACTTCGCCCCTCTGGAAGTCCGCACCGGACAACTGTTCGCCATTGCGCTGATTCTGGCCCTGGCCGTGCTGAATTGGTTCGGGGTCAAGGTGGGCGGCGGCGTGCAGATCGGCGTCACCATCCTGAAAGTCGGCCTGATTGGCGGCATTATTGGTGTTGGAATCTTCGGCAGCTCCGGACCGAATGCGGGCGGGGCCTTCGTCGGCGCTACCGGCGGAACAGCCGGGTTTTTCGCCGCCCTCGTCGCCGCGCTCTGGGCTTACGACGGCTGGAACAATGTGAGCATGGTCTCCAGCGAGGTGAAGAATCCTCAACGAAATCTGCCGCTGGCCCTGATTTATGGCACGTTCGCCGTAGTTGCCATTTATCTGGCGACCAACTTCGCCTACTTCCATGTGCTGAACGCCAACGAGGTGGGGCATTCAGACCGTGTAGCCGCCACCATGATGCACCGCGTCCTGGGCAACTGGGGCGCCAACGCCGTCTCGATTGCGGCCATGGTCTCGATTTTCGCCGCTCTCAACGGCTCGATCCTCACTGGATCCCGTGTGCCGTACGCCCTGGCCCGCGACGGCTATTTCTTCCGCCGCTTCGCCGCGGTCAACGAAGCCCATCGCACGCCGGGCTTCTCGATACTGGCCCTGAGCGGCTGGTCGTGCGTCCTGTTGCTCAGCGGCCGCTACGACCAATTGCTGAATCTGGTGATCTTTCCCAGTTGGATTCTGTACGGCATGGCGACGGCGGCGGTCATTGTTCTGCGCCGGAAGCGGCCCGATCTGCACCGGCCCTACCGAACTCTCGGATATCCCGTGGTACCGGTTCTATTTGTACTGGTGGCGGTCCTGCTTTTGTATTTCACGCTGCGGAATTCGCCGCGGGAATCCATCCTCGGCCTCGTTTTGATTGCTGCCGGTTTCCCTTTTTACCGTCACTGGAAACGACAGCTCGCCAAGGGCCACTGA
- a CDS encoding exo-beta-N-acetylmuramidase NamZ domain-containing protein: protein MKLIQLAPLCALVAQTLLAQAPVSYSASPDVDRVIEEAIKEDRIPGAVALIGQPGRILHFKAYGNRALVPSVEPMTLDTIFDAASLTKVVATTSSIMKLFDEGRIRLNDKVTVYLPGFQGGKSDITIRQLLTHFSGLRPDLTLTPEWSGYETGISKALVDKPVAEPGERMIYSDINFELLGEIVHKVSGVPLDEYARREIFLPLGMKESMFNPPASWKPRIAPTEMWKGAVLRGVVHDPTCRFMGGVAGHAGLFTTAMDLSRFATFMLNLGQVEGSRVVSPLTVRKFTEPQTPPLQTTMRGLGWDIDSPFSGNRGELFPIGSYGHTGFTGTSIWMDPYTKTYVILLTNSVHPHLRPATTALRAKVATIAAAAAGIDVQNVNLTGFNELLPARAVGRTVETLTGIDVLVQERFARLAGKRVGLITNHTGLTRTGERNIDVMLAGGVKLTALFSPEHGISGKEDQENVANAKDDKTGLPVYSLYKGEDRTPGQSVLKGVEVLVFDIQDIGTRFYTYPSTMKNAMKAAAAAKIPILILDRPNPITGLHVEGPVLEEDKLSFVGCATLPLRHGMTMGELARFLNEEDGIHARLEVVKLKNWRRADWFDATTLGWVDPSPNMRSLTAALLYPGIGMLEYAKNYSVGRGTDAPFEQVGADWINGPQLAAYLNHRMVPGVRFYPTRFTPAASNLKGKLVQGVRFVILDREGFSSLRLGLELAVALQKLYPGKIDVNLNRNLIGSNETMEAIGRGEDPRNLEPKLQEELQPFLEKRAKYLLYQ, encoded by the coding sequence ATGAAGTTGATACAACTCGCTCCGCTGTGCGCTCTCGTGGCGCAGACGCTACTGGCTCAGGCGCCCGTTTCCTATTCGGCATCGCCGGATGTGGACCGCGTAATCGAAGAAGCCATTAAGGAAGACCGGATTCCCGGCGCCGTCGCCCTGATCGGGCAGCCGGGCAGGATCCTGCACTTCAAGGCCTATGGCAATCGGGCGTTGGTGCCGTCCGTGGAGCCCATGACGCTGGACACGATCTTCGACGCGGCCTCGCTGACCAAGGTGGTCGCCACCACCTCGTCGATCATGAAGCTCTTTGACGAGGGACGCATCCGGCTGAACGACAAGGTGACTGTATATTTGCCGGGCTTTCAGGGCGGCAAGAGTGACATCACGATCCGGCAGTTGCTGACGCACTTCTCTGGCCTGCGGCCAGACCTCACCCTGACACCGGAATGGTCGGGTTACGAAACGGGCATCTCCAAGGCGCTGGTGGACAAGCCGGTGGCCGAGCCCGGTGAGCGCATGATCTACTCCGACATCAATTTCGAGCTGCTCGGCGAGATTGTCCATAAAGTGAGTGGTGTACCGCTGGACGAGTACGCGCGGCGGGAGATCTTCCTACCGTTGGGCATGAAGGAATCGATGTTCAATCCGCCAGCCTCGTGGAAGCCTCGAATCGCCCCCACCGAGATGTGGAAGGGCGCGGTGCTGCGTGGTGTCGTGCACGACCCCACCTGCCGCTTCATGGGGGGCGTGGCGGGCCATGCCGGGCTGTTCACGACCGCCATGGATCTCTCGAGATTTGCCACTTTCATGCTGAATCTGGGCCAGGTGGAAGGCTCGCGAGTCGTTTCGCCACTGACGGTGAGGAAGTTCACTGAGCCGCAGACCCCACCCCTGCAGACGACCATGCGCGGGCTGGGCTGGGATATCGACTCGCCGTTCTCTGGCAATCGAGGGGAATTATTTCCCATCGGAAGTTATGGACATACGGGATTTACCGGTACGTCCATTTGGATGGATCCTTACACTAAGACCTACGTCATCCTACTCACCAACAGCGTCCACCCGCATCTGCGGCCGGCGACCACGGCGTTGCGGGCCAAGGTGGCGACCATTGCGGCGGCGGCGGCAGGCATCGACGTTCAGAATGTCAACCTCACTGGATTCAATGAGTTGCTGCCAGCGCGGGCAGTGGGACGGACCGTTGAAACATTAACAGGTATTGATGTTCTGGTGCAGGAAAGGTTCGCGCGGCTGGCCGGCAAGCGCGTGGGCCTGATCACGAATCACACGGGACTTACCCGCACCGGCGAGCGGAATATCGACGTTATGCTGGCGGGCGGAGTGAAATTGACGGCGCTGTTCTCGCCGGAACATGGGATTTCAGGCAAGGAAGACCAGGAGAACGTCGCAAATGCAAAAGACGACAAAACAGGTCTTCCAGTTTACAGTCTTTACAAAGGGGAAGACCGCACGCCGGGGCAGTCGGTACTCAAGGGTGTAGAGGTACTGGTGTTCGATATTCAGGATATCGGTACGAGATTCTACACATATCCTTCCACAATGAAGAACGCGATGAAGGCGGCTGCCGCCGCAAAAATTCCGATTCTGATACTGGACCGCCCAAACCCCATCACAGGCCTGCATGTCGAGGGTCCGGTCCTGGAGGAAGACAAGCTTTCGTTTGTAGGCTGCGCTACACTTCCGCTGCGGCATGGCATGACCATGGGGGAACTGGCCCGGTTTCTGAACGAGGAAGACGGGATCCATGCCCGGCTGGAAGTAGTAAAGCTGAAAAATTGGAGAAGGGCCGACTGGTTTGATGCCACAACCCTGGGGTGGGTGGATCCTTCACCGAATATGCGCAGCCTCACTGCGGCGCTGCTTTATCCCGGCATCGGGATGCTCGAATACGCCAAGAATTATTCGGTGGGGCGCGGGACGGACGCCCCGTTCGAGCAGGTGGGGGCAGACTGGATCAACGGTCCTCAGTTGGCAGCGTACTTGAACCACCGGATGGTGCCTGGGGTAAGGTTCTATCCGACGCGATTCACACCGGCGGCCTCGAATCTGAAGGGAAAACTTGTGCAGGGCGTCCGGTTTGTGATCCTGGACAGGGAAGGATTCTCTTCGCTGCGGCTGGGGCTGGAACTGGCTGTCGCTTTGCAGAAGCTCTATCCGGGGAAGATCGACGTGAACCTGAACCGCAACCTAATTGGTTCAAACGAAACGATGGAGGCGATCGGACGAGGGGAAGATCCGAGGAATCTGGAACCAAAGCTACAGGAAGAGCTGCAGCCTTTTCTGGAGAAGCGGGCGAAGTATCTGCTGTATCAGTAG
- a CDS encoding 4a-hydroxytetrahydrobiopterin dehydratase, translating into MKKLTAVQLRAGLAKLPEWKLADGKLHREYKFPDFTHAFGFMALAATSAERMGHHPEWFNVYNRVVVDLSTHDAGGITKKDLELAGLMESFAKKLQ; encoded by the coding sequence ATGAAGAAACTGACTGCGGTACAACTGCGGGCGGGCTTGGCCAAGCTGCCTGAATGGAAATTGGCGGATGGCAAGCTGCATCGGGAGTATAAGTTCCCGGACTTCACACACGCCTTTGGGTTTATGGCCCTGGCTGCGACCTCCGCTGAGCGCATGGGCCACCATCCTGAGTGGTTTAACGTCTACAACCGCGTGGTGGTGGACCTCTCCACGCACGACGCCGGCGGCATCACGAAGAAAGACCTGGAACTGGCCGGACTGATGGAATCGTTCGCGAAGAAACTGCAATGA
- a CDS encoding SDR family oxidoreductase: protein MKLLLGKTILITGATGGLGEAVTAAFVEAGAFVAASARKVDSSNPAQLAVPADLTTAEGAEAAVRTVLEARGQLDGVVHVLGGFATDGETQDTSEQTWDKMFALNTRAPFLVFRAALKPMRAAGRGRIIAIGSRAGETAPAGLSAYAASKAALDSLVQVIAAENKFTGITANVVMPSTIDTAANRAAMPDADFTRWVKPDSIAGLLVWLASDASADVSGALIPVYGKA, encoded by the coding sequence ATGAAGCTGCTCCTGGGCAAGACCATACTGATAACCGGTGCGACAGGCGGACTGGGCGAAGCCGTGACAGCCGCATTCGTGGAAGCCGGCGCATTTGTTGCGGCGTCGGCGCGGAAAGTAGACAGTTCCAATCCCGCACAATTGGCGGTGCCCGCTGACCTGACAACGGCGGAAGGCGCGGAGGCCGCGGTACGGACGGTGCTGGAAGCACGTGGTCAATTGGACGGCGTGGTGCACGTGCTGGGCGGGTTTGCGACGGACGGTGAGACGCAGGATACGTCGGAACAGACCTGGGATAAGATGTTTGCGCTGAATACACGGGCGCCGTTCCTCGTGTTCCGGGCCGCGCTGAAACCGATGCGGGCCGCTGGACGCGGGCGGATTATCGCGATTGGCTCGCGCGCCGGAGAGACAGCGCCAGCCGGGCTTTCCGCGTATGCGGCCTCAAAGGCGGCGCTGGACTCCCTGGTGCAGGTCATCGCGGCGGAGAACAAGTTTACCGGCATCACGGCGAATGTCGTGATGCCTTCGACAATCGACACGGCTGCGAACCGGGCGGCCATGCCGGACGCGGATTTCACCAGGTGGGTGAAGCCGGATTCGATTGCCGGACTGCTGGTGTGGCTGGCCTCGGACGCCTCAGCGGACGTGAGTGGCGCTTTGATTCCTGTCTATGGAAAGGCTTAG